The Yoonia sp. SS1-5 genome contains a region encoding:
- a CDS encoding hydantoinase/oxoprolinase family protein, with protein sequence MASSSVRLGVDIGGTFTDVVLEKEGQSFSTKVLTTYAAPETAIIDGMHQVCADAGISPADIEQIIHGTTLATNALIERRGAKTALITTQGFRDVIEMRTESRFEQYDLNLNLPEPLLPRQMRFTVNERVDANGNVLIDLDTTEVAAVVDQIAAAGFQSVAVGLIHSYLNATHEQMIRDIIHAKLPDVAVSISSDVSPQMREYERFNTVVANAYIKPLMASYLGRLEDRLRNEGVKCRIFLMHSGGGIISIESAAEFPVRLVESGPAGGAVFAAHIAARYGLDKVLSFDMGGTTAKICLIKNQTPKTSRVFEVARTYRFKKGSGMPISIPVIDMVEIGAGGGSLAHVDTMRQIRVGPESAGSEPGPACYGRGGARPAVTDADLVLGKLDPDNFAGGSIQLHPAASKSALTGHVGDTLDMDPVESAFGVAEVVDENMANAARVHAVENGEDLSEYTMIAFGGAAPLHAGRLCEKLGVTRLLVPPGAGVGSAIGFLRAPYSFEANRSVYMKLSDFDPQRIKTLLTDLKTEATGFVRTCDARSPIQAEFKVYMRYSGQGWEIPIILTENQAMNTDMATFEARFAEDYTKLFGRPVAGMDIEITVWSVNATTPSAPVARVSETEGATDATPTGQRQIFDAAVGAYQDAAIIDRFDMDVGALAHGPAAVVEDETTIIIPASRDAICQPDGCIDIILKG encoded by the coding sequence ATGGCATCCTCGTCGGTACGGTTGGGCGTTGATATTGGCGGGACGTTCACGGATGTCGTCTTGGAAAAGGAGGGGCAATCCTTTTCAACCAAGGTGCTGACAACCTACGCCGCACCCGAGACCGCGATCATTGATGGCATGCATCAGGTTTGCGCCGATGCAGGTATCTCGCCAGCCGATATCGAACAGATCATCCATGGCACAACCCTCGCCACCAACGCCCTGATCGAACGGCGCGGCGCCAAGACCGCATTGATCACAACGCAAGGGTTCCGGGACGTCATCGAAATGCGCACGGAAAGCCGGTTTGAGCAATATGACCTGAACCTCAACCTGCCAGAGCCGCTTCTGCCCCGGCAGATGCGCTTTACCGTGAACGAGCGTGTTGATGCGAACGGCAATGTTTTGATTGATCTCGACACGACAGAGGTTGCGGCAGTGGTTGATCAGATCGCGGCGGCAGGGTTCCAATCGGTCGCGGTGGGTTTGATCCACTCATACCTGAATGCCACGCATGAACAGATGATCCGTGACATCATCCATGCAAAACTGCCCGACGTGGCGGTGTCGATTTCATCGGATGTCAGTCCGCAGATGCGGGAATATGAACGTTTCAATACCGTTGTGGCCAATGCCTATATCAAGCCGCTGATGGCGTCCTATCTGGGCCGTCTTGAGGACCGTTTGCGCAACGAAGGCGTCAAATGCCGGATTTTCCTGATGCATTCCGGCGGCGGTATCATCTCAATCGAAAGTGCTGCGGAATTTCCGGTGCGTCTGGTTGAATCCGGTCCGGCAGGTGGCGCCGTCTTTGCCGCGCATATCGCCGCCCGCTATGGTCTGGACAAGGTCCTGTCATTCGACATGGGCGGGACCACTGCCAAGATTTGCCTGATCAAGAACCAGACCCCGAAAACCTCGCGCGTGTTTGAAGTGGCCCGGACCTATCGGTTCAAGAAAGGGTCGGGCATGCCGATCTCGATCCCGGTCATCGATATGGTGGAAATCGGCGCGGGTGGTGGGTCATTGGCGCATGTGGACACCATGCGGCAGATCCGGGTCGGACCGGAAAGTGCCGGGTCCGAGCCGGGGCCAGCCTGCTATGGCCGTGGCGGCGCCCGCCCTGCGGTGACGGATGCAGACCTGGTTCTGGGTAAGCTTGATCCGGATAATTTCGCGGGCGGTTCGATCCAACTGCATCCCGCGGCGTCCAAATCGGCGCTGACGGGCCATGTTGGTGATACCCTGGATATGGATCCGGTCGAATCCGCCTTTGGCGTGGCCGAGGTTGTCGACGAGAACATGGCCAACGCGGCCCGGGTGCATGCGGTGGAAAATGGCGAAGATCTGTCGGAATACACGATGATTGCCTTTGGTGGTGCTGCGCCGCTGCATGCCGGGCGGCTATGCGAAAAACTTGGGGTGACGCGATTGCTGGTCCCACCCGGCGCAGGTGTCGGATCGGCCATCGGTTTTTTGCGCGCCCCGTATAGTTTCGAGGCAAACCGGTCGGTCTACATGAAGCTGTCGGATTTTGACCCACAGCGGATCAAGACCCTCTTGACCGACCTTAAGACCGAGGCGACAGGTTTTGTCCGCACCTGCGATGCGCGCAGTCCGATACAGGCCGAATTCAAGGTCTATATGCGCTATAGCGGTCAGGGCTGGGAAATCCCGATCATATTGACCGAAAATCAGGCCATGAACACTGATATGGCGACATTCGAGGCCCGATTTGCGGAAGACTACACCAAGCTTTTCGGACGCCCCGTTGCCGGAATGGATATCGAAATCACCGTCTGGTCGGTCAATGCCACGACCCCGTCTGCACCGGTTGCGCGCGTCTCTGAAACCGAAGGTGCGACCGATGCGACGCCAACCGGGCAGCGCCAGATTTTTGATGCCGCAGTCGGCGCATATCAGGACGCCGCCATCATCGACCGTTTTGATATGGATGTGGGCGCGCTGGCGCACGGCCCGGCAGCCGTGGTCGAGGATGAAACCACAATCATTATTCCGGCAAGCCGGGATGCGATCTGCCAGCCTGATGGCTGCATCGACATCATTTTGAAAGGATAG
- a CDS encoding LysR family transcriptional regulator encodes MIRNKVTLKQIEALVFVADLGTFRKAATALGTTQPNVSVRIAALEDTLKTVLMHRDAGSVQLTDKGRAVVAAARTVLRSTEALLEVADRRDLIDEKLRLGVTELVASTWLHSYLRMLRQTYPALRVELIVDLSVEIEKHLSAGQIDLAILTGPTRNSAFASVSLGSYRYGWVASETISNSLGPRPDFARVFAHGLMSHGKHTLASRSLRRHLLDERLSPDEVVHSSSLTALRHMAADGMGVALLPRQLYTADLAAGRLYEVDCSWVAAPLDFSSCFHKDRSTLYIEKAADLAMQAAQSARE; translated from the coding sequence ATGATCAGAAACAAAGTCACGCTGAAACAGATCGAGGCCCTTGTGTTTGTCGCCGACCTTGGGACGTTCCGAAAGGCCGCAACCGCCTTGGGCACCACCCAGCCGAATGTATCGGTGCGGATTGCGGCGCTGGAGGATACGTTGAAAACGGTCCTGATGCACCGTGATGCGGGTTCGGTTCAATTGACCGACAAAGGGCGCGCGGTCGTGGCAGCAGCCCGGACCGTGCTGCGTTCAACCGAGGCCTTGCTGGAGGTCGCAGACCGGCGCGACCTTATCGACGAAAAGCTGCGGCTGGGTGTGACGGAACTTGTGGCCTCCACGTGGCTGCACAGTTATTTGCGGATGTTAAGGCAGACATATCCTGCCTTGCGCGTCGAATTGATAGTGGATTTGTCGGTCGAGATTGAAAAGCACCTGTCGGCGGGCCAGATTGACCTCGCCATCCTGACCGGCCCCACGCGAAACAGTGCTTTCGCCAGCGTTTCGCTTGGCAGCTATCGCTATGGCTGGGTGGCGTCGGAGACCATTTCAAATTCTCTTGGGCCCCGGCCTGATTTTGCGCGCGTTTTTGCGCATGGGCTGATGTCACATGGCAAGCACACACTGGCATCGCGCAGCTTGCGACGCCATCTTTTGGATGAGAGGCTCAGCCCTGATGAGGTTGTGCATTCCAGCAGCCTGACGGCCCTTCGTCATATGGCCGCAGACGGGATGGGGGTCGCGTTGTTGCCGCGGCAGCTCTACACGGCAGATCTGGCCGCGGGGCGCTTGTACGAGGTTGATTGCTCCTGGGTCGCAGCGCCGTTGGATTTCTCATCCTGCTTCCACAAGGACAGATCCACCCTTTATATTGAAAAGGCTGCTGACCTCGCGATGCAGGCCGCCCAATCAGCCAGAGAATAG
- a CDS encoding glycosyltransferase family 4 protein → MAQAYKPQVIHLIDDTTAGGVMRVLDHLTQSQDLAQDADHRIMQVKRGQVSARRITADVIVSHLSISWRTLPALAALRARHPFSRIIHVEHSYTAGFVQHNVTHQRRFFCLLRCAFRLFDTVVAVSKGQADWLTGQQLVSPDKLSVIRSYVDLSPFAGLPPRIGPITHFGAIGRLDRQKGFDTLITAFRQVKGLDLRLSIFGDGPESANLRALADGDPRIIFEGFAATPTAPYAKVDAVLMPSRWEAYGLVAIEALAAGRRLVASNIDGLQDHRAIGADLLNGADVTDWAQKIANLARDTGQVATRDVGAIRGSENRQDWQWLLAQHHVLPERQDTFPTMVDTKNLS, encoded by the coding sequence ATGGCACAAGCATATAAACCACAGGTCATTCATCTGATTGACGACACAACAGCGGGCGGCGTGATGCGGGTTCTGGATCACCTGACCCAATCGCAGGATCTGGCCCAGGACGCGGACCACCGGATAATGCAGGTCAAGCGCGGGCAGGTCTCGGCCCGGCGCATCACGGCAGACGTCATCGTGTCTCATCTGTCGATCAGTTGGCGGACATTGCCTGCGCTTGCCGCACTCCGCGCGCGCCATCCGTTTTCCCGGATCATTCATGTCGAACACAGCTACACGGCCGGGTTTGTTCAACATAATGTGACGCATCAGCGGCGGTTTTTCTGCCTGTTGCGCTGCGCGTTCCGACTATTCGACACGGTTGTTGCGGTCAGCAAGGGACAGGCCGACTGGCTGACAGGTCAGCAGCTTGTCAGCCCCGATAAGCTGTCGGTTATTCGATCCTATGTTGATCTGTCCCCATTTGCGGGCCTGCCGCCGCGCATCGGCCCGATCACCCATTTCGGGGCCATTGGGCGACTGGACCGGCAAAAGGGTTTCGATACGCTGATCACGGCATTTCGGCAGGTCAAAGGTCTTGATCTGCGCCTCTCCATCTTTGGCGACGGGCCCGAGAGTGCCAACTTACGCGCCTTGGCGGACGGCGACCCCCGGATCATCTTTGAAGGTTTTGCGGCAACCCCAACGGCACCCTATGCCAAGGTCGATGCAGTTCTGATGCCCTCGCGCTGGGAAGCCTACGGTCTGGTCGCCATCGAGGCATTGGCAGCGGGGCGCCGACTTGTCGCCAGCAATATCGACGGTTTGCAGGATCACCGCGCCATTGGCGCGGACCTTTTGAACGGCGCCGATGTCACGGACTGGGCGCAGAAAATCGCGAATCTGGCGCGTGACACCGGGCAGGTTGCGACCCGTGATGTCGGCGCAATACGTGGATCAGAGAACAGACAGGACTGGCAATGGCTGCTTGCACAGCATCACGTCCTGCCGGAACGTCAGGACACTTTTCCAACCATGGTGGATACTAAAAATTTATCATAG
- a CDS encoding glycosyltransferase family 2 protein, producing the protein MTCVSIIVPAFNVSATLADTLTALFAQTYDHFEIIVVDDGSSDDSVAIARSFASDPRLRIIRQPNRGLAGARNSGIAVAQGAYIGFCDADDLWEPSKLAAHVDHLDQQPDVGVSYAGSSLMHDDGRLMKQAQRPRLRGITASHILKRNPIGNGSAPVIRRAVFDQIAYRPKHERKRDWYFDETFRQSEDIECWLRIALTTDWAFEGVPGLLTRYRINQGGLSAGTDQQLAAWERMIEKLTPLAPDFFAQHAPIARAYQHRYLCRRAISDLDVAKATYWAASWLQTSKKTFVEEPRKSVETYAAMMLMRVIGAGTLRGLAALRMGRG; encoded by the coding sequence ATGACATGCGTCTCAATTATTGTACCCGCCTTCAATGTCAGCGCGACGCTTGCTGACACGCTGACCGCCCTTTTTGCGCAGACATATGATCACTTTGAAATCATCGTGGTTGATGATGGATCATCCGATGACAGCGTCGCAATCGCCCGCAGTTTTGCCAGCGATCCACGCCTGCGCATCATCCGGCAACCCAATCGGGGTCTGGCAGGCGCGCGCAACAGTGGGATTGCCGTTGCGCAAGGGGCCTATATCGGGTTTTGCGATGCAGATGATCTGTGGGAACCGTCGAAACTGGCGGCCCATGTCGATCACCTGGATCAACAGCCCGATGTCGGCGTCAGCTATGCAGGCTCGTCCCTGATGCATGACGACGGCCGTTTGATGAAACAGGCCCAGCGCCCCCGGCTGCGTGGCATCACCGCAAGCCATATCCTCAAGCGTAACCCGATCGGGAACGGATCAGCCCCGGTCATCCGACGCGCGGTCTTTGACCAGATTGCCTATCGGCCCAAGCACGAGCGCAAACGGGACTGGTATTTCGACGAAACATTCCGCCAATCCGAAGATATCGAATGCTGGTTGCGGATAGCCCTGACAACTGACTGGGCGTTTGAGGGCGTGCCGGGCTTGCTAACCCGTTACCGCATCAATCAGGGCGGACTGTCAGCAGGTACGGACCAACAACTGGCGGCGTGGGAACGCATGATCGAAAAACTGACGCCACTTGCCCCTGACTTTTTTGCCCAACACGCGCCGATCGCGCGGGCGTACCAGCATCGCTATCTGTGCCGTCGCGCCATCAGCGACCTGGACGTGGCCAAGGCGACATACTGGGCTGCGTCGTGGCTGCAGACATCAAAGAAGACGTTCGTCGAAGAGCCGCGAAAATCGGTTGAGACATATGCAGCCATGATGCTGATGCGTGTCATCGGGGCCGGGACGTTACGTGGTCTGGCGGCGCTGCGGATGGGGCGTGGATAA
- a CDS encoding glycosyltransferase family 2 protein — protein MPVFSIVMPCYNAAATILETIRSIRAQTRPDWELICVDDGSTDLTPKLIAEVARNDRRIKLVRNPGKGPSAARNSGAVDVAAGDIIAFCDADDIWADEKLTDIMHVFDTTDCDATFGQIAFFCDDPALAHVRSTVPDGPLTIDMLLGENPVCTMSNLSIRKDSLHRFGGLDPAVVHNEDLEWLIRIVGQGGIITGIQSLHVWYRSSPNGLSADLSAMQAGRTHAIKTALGFGVTASRRAEAVHYRYLARRALRMGLARSWAAKAALLGMLQSPRGFLTPPRRGALTLIAAICNLVLPRNVARTLFSR, from the coding sequence ATGCCTGTCTTTTCAATTGTCATGCCGTGCTACAACGCAGCGGCGACCATTCTCGAAACCATCCGCAGTATCCGCGCGCAGACGCGCCCCGACTGGGAATTGATCTGTGTGGACGATGGGTCCACCGACCTGACGCCCAAGCTGATCGCAGAGGTCGCGCGCAATGATCGGCGCATCAAACTGGTCCGCAACCCCGGCAAAGGGCCAAGCGCCGCCCGGAATTCTGGCGCCGTTGATGTCGCTGCTGGCGATATCATCGCCTTTTGCGATGCGGACGACATTTGGGCGGATGAAAAGCTGACCGATATCATGCACGTCTTTGATACAACAGATTGCGACGCGACCTTTGGCCAGATCGCATTCTTTTGCGATGATCCGGCGTTGGCACATGTACGCTCGACCGTACCGGATGGCCCCCTGACAATCGACATGCTTTTGGGGGAAAATCCGGTTTGCACGATGTCCAACCTGAGCATCCGCAAGGACAGCCTGCACCGATTTGGCGGGTTGGATCCGGCAGTCGTTCACAATGAAGACCTTGAATGGTTGATCCGCATCGTCGGTCAGGGCGGTATCATCACTGGCATACAGTCCCTGCATGTCTGGTATCGGAGCAGCCCCAATGGCCTGTCCGCTGATCTGTCAGCTATGCAGGCCGGTCGGACGCATGCGATCAAAACCGCGCTGGGCTTTGGCGTGACTGCATCGCGCAGGGCGGAAGCGGTGCACTACCGTTATCTGGCGCGCCGCGCCCTGCGGATGGGGCTGGCACGCAGCTGGGCGGCAAAGGCGGCCCTGTTGGGCATGCTGCAAAGCCCCCGTGGCTTTCTGACACCTCCGCGGCGCGGCGCGCTTACGCTGATCGCCGCAATTTGCAACCTCGTCTTGCCGCGCAACGTCGCGCGCACGCTTTTTTCTCGATAA
- a CDS encoding oligosaccharide flippase family protein yields MSWTTKILAQNLFAYGASEVASKASRLLVVIAVARSLELTEIGLAAAAFAAGDVLKSVTENGVGQRIIAARDADLAATCATAHRIFWAWCVGLFAVQIAIGAAIFATGGSAMLFALITILAAEYLSMPAGLVQAALAMRSGKLRATAGIAGAQVVGANLISAALVFVWPSAIALVLPRLLAAPIWLIAMRRLHPWQREVQAGFAPLRPFIQFGWAVLGVEIVKALRLQADKIIVGAFMGADALGLYFMAFNAGLSLSNAFSTAFSTVLFPYLSRAQNKAIALRQSMLLGLGLISPAVLIQYALAPIYVPILFGPGWDEVAGIVAVLCLVAIPTTLWSAAAGWLRSQGRPQSELIGTIGITLGLVCSTVLLVPYGLLAVATGYAVACFVLMSFASLPVILASFGPTPEKV; encoded by the coding sequence ATGTCATGGACCACCAAAATACTTGCGCAAAACCTGTTCGCCTATGGCGCGTCCGAGGTGGCATCGAAAGCATCCCGTCTGCTGGTGGTCATTGCGGTTGCGCGCAGCCTGGAGTTGACGGAAATCGGGTTGGCGGCGGCGGCCTTTGCCGCCGGTGATGTCCTCAAATCCGTGACCGAAAATGGTGTCGGTCAAAGGATCATAGCAGCACGGGATGCGGACCTTGCGGCCACATGCGCGACCGCCCATCGCATCTTCTGGGCGTGGTGTGTCGGGCTATTTGCGGTGCAGATCGCTATCGGTGCGGCAATCTTCGCAACGGGCGGAAGTGCGATGCTATTTGCACTGATCACGATCCTGGCGGCGGAGTACCTTTCCATGCCCGCCGGATTGGTGCAGGCGGCGCTTGCCATGCGATCAGGCAAATTGCGCGCGACCGCCGGGATCGCCGGCGCGCAGGTCGTGGGTGCCAATCTGATCTCGGCCGCTCTTGTATTTGTCTGGCCCAGCGCAATTGCCCTTGTGCTGCCGCGGCTTCTGGCGGCGCCAATCTGGCTGATTGCCATGCGGCGTCTGCATCCGTGGCAGCGCGAAGTTCAGGCAGGTTTTGCCCCGCTGCGCCCTTTCATCCAGTTTGGATGGGCGGTTCTGGGTGTCGAGATCGTCAAGGCGCTGCGTCTTCAGGCCGACAAGATCATCGTGGGTGCCTTCATGGGGGCGGACGCGCTTGGGCTGTATTTCATGGCGTTTAATGCAGGGCTCAGCCTGTCCAACGCATTCTCGACCGCGTTTTCAACGGTGCTGTTTCCGTATCTGAGCAGGGCGCAAAACAAGGCGATAGCCTTGCGGCAAAGCATGCTGCTGGGGCTTGGCCTGATCAGCCCTGCAGTGCTGATCCAATATGCACTGGCCCCGATCTATGTGCCGATCCTGTTCGGCCCCGGATGGGATGAGGTCGCGGGCATTGTCGCAGTACTCTGCCTTGTCGCCATACCAACGACCCTTTGGTCGGCCGCAGCAGGTTGGTTGCGCAGCCAGGGACGTCCGCAATCCGAGTTAATCGGAACAATTGGGATCACGCTTGGTCTGGTGTGCAGCACGGTGCTGCTGGTCCCCTACGGCCTTCTGGCCGTCGCGACCGGCTACGCGGTGGCGTGCTTTGTGTTGATGTCTTTCGCCTCCCTCCCCGTTATTCTGGCCAGCTTTGGCCCAACCCCGGAAAAGGTCTGA